A genomic window from Coccinella septempunctata chromosome 9, icCocSept1.1, whole genome shotgun sequence includes:
- the LOC123321072 gene encoding uncharacterized protein LOC123321072, with protein sequence MEEKLGEQMTIGQDLCKILSSLKKDGSARKTEEYFKKKSMMAADLLNKFQENHNELRKSLDEEHSYFKQDLHSQISKCYQEIKNYINTWQKSSPMSEEVNYHHPSILQIQIKLDLFKREMERAQAKIQCQLHPKIYNFLEANLTRIWRDIEALYEQMLAINEEEVIKYKKTGIFEKFRTKYEEIIEEIITASPTDTKQFQNKNISINLPRISIPIFTGDYETWITFRDIFIQTIHQNHELGDAEKMQYLKSQTRGEAAKLIQHLEVSSRNYPIAWELIKRRYNNNRLLFSKYADNILNLPILQQESAASIKKLHDTVQENLRAIENMGITAEQLGSNIIAHMLLKKLDSDSRRLYEQSTTTHKDIQELADLLEFLENRFQSLEALRGTIKKSDHPSTGQRHKFQNYHTDLQSCSLCDSNHEIFRCQKFKDMSVKERNDFVRKQHLCKNCLKHPSNTKCPSKNLCFKCNNFHHSSLHWENYRNFKTNLNQQGQKQDTSKSQRTREHANGFESHLGKASNNNDGPTIPILATAFVNVENNKGYHELMRVLIDPGSQVSFITEGAANTLGMPKQRHHANITGLGSCDAGTSKWKIHTVMKPRLSSDFKLQAELYILPKLTSSMPQQSITADENWNNVILADPTYYKPGKIDILLGIDLYTEIVQDGVKKSKNGLLAQNTELGWILSGSTSAGPQLQITSMIATTAPEIQITKFWEIEEADTLTNNNSQESPCQEFFKKTYTRNQDGTYTVRLPFKEKEQLLGQSRKTAIARLLQIEKKFEKDEKLEAMYKEFMWEYIELKHMTPANQTTSTRYYIPHQAVIKEDRETTKLRVVFDASQKTSTGISLNDILHTGPKLQQDLIDILLRWRKYEIALTADVEKMYRQVKLHEDDQTFHTILWRFNKNDPIQEYQLTTVTYGTAPAAYLAIRTMHQLAMDECDKFPRAAELILEDFYVDDFLSGAHNKEEAQKIRQEVKTLLLKGGFNIRKWKSNLTLNDDTSFQDFNSREDITKILGIKWSPQNDNFQYTIKQTSNRTNTKRQVLSEIASIFDPLGLMAPIVIKAKIIMQDIWKTGKKWDEAIPTEIQTAWDKFKEELPIIENLQLPRWFQYNPEQPIELHGFCDASQRAYGAAIYTKAVVKDKTQTTLLVAKTKVAPVKNKLTIPQLELCAATLLAKLMKRTITALKIADINIYTWSDSKVVLAWLQKTPNKQNVFIVNRVNEVHRLLGQVQWNYVKSEENPADLLSRGALPSKLQKNTLWWNGPAWLKTSSSEIKRTEGIPKEIVMNNEEFQELTVFTTKTNGPLELLTKFSSWKKTKRVMAYCKRFINNCRSRNATELPKKRAPPFITPTELQWAKTTLIKLVQNEHFQEELTRLNNNLTIKRTDHLKNLDPYIDEEGVLRVGGRLQNSSLSFNQRHPIILPTKCHLTDIIIRNAHYETLHGGTQLTLSQVRQEYWIPHGKNKIKHIIRSCVICTRYRSTPCVQKMGNLPRERVNPSNPFTNVGIDYAGPIQMRLSRGRGSKSFKGYISIFVCLATKAIHLEAVSDLSTEAFMAAFRRFTSRRGLCSAIFSDNGTNFIGAKRILDKEYQEAINESSIEKALAEKSIKWHRIPPGSPHFGGLWEAGVKSTKFHLRRIVGDHKLTFEEMSTLLCQIEACLNSRPLIPITENPQELDVLTPGHFLIGKSLHSIPEPEINEKNITLQDRWRLIQKMKQDFWKKWTSEYLSRLQQRSKWTNRKENMKIGDIVLVKQDNVNPNYWPLGRVTQCHPGNDGLVRVATIRCKDGKEIRRPITKICILPVEQEERRNDKTNKVGPSSKNKEFQTRDQLRTSAPIHDHAQ encoded by the coding sequence ATGGAAGAAAAATTGGGAGAACAAATGACTATCGGCCAAGACCTGTGCAAAATATTATCTTCACTCAAGAAAGACGGGTCCGCACGCAAAACAGAGGaatacttcaagaaaaaatccATGATGGCCGCAGATCTACTGAACAAATTCCAAGAAAATCATAACGAACTCCGGAAATCCCTTGATGAAGAGCATTCCTACTTCAAACAAGATTTACATAGTCAGATATCCAAATGCTACCAAGAAATCAAGAACTATATCAATACATGGCAGAAGTCCTCTCCGATGTCAGAAGAAGTCAACTACCACCACCCTTCCATccttcaaattcaaataaaattggATTTATTCAAAAGGGAAATGGAAAGGGCCCAAGCAAAAATACAGTGCCAACTACATCCCAAAATATACAACTTCCTCGAAGCAAACCTAACCAGGATCTGGCGGGACATAGAAGCACTCTATGAACAGATGCTAGCTATCAATGAAGAAGAAGTAATCAAATACAAGAAAACCGGAATCTTCGAAAAATTTAGAACCAAATATGAGGAAATCATAGAAGAAATAATCACTGCTTCTCCGACTGATACTAAACAGTTCCAAAACAAAAACATTTCCATAAATTTACCACGGATCAGCATCCCTATCTTCACTGGTGACTACGAGACCTGGATCACATTCCGAGATATATTCATTCAAACCATACACCAAAACCATGAACTAGGGGACGCTGAAAAAATGCAATACCTGAAGAGCCAAACCAGGGGTGAAGCAGCGAAGCTCATTCAACATTTAGAAGTATCATCAAGAAACTACCCTATCGCCTGGGAATTGATAAAGAGGAGGTACAACAACAACAGACTTCTCTTCAGCAAGTACGCCGACAACATCTTGAATCTACCAATTTTGCAACAAGAGTCGGCAGCATCCATTAAAAAACTTCACGACACTGTTCAAGAAAATCTGAGAGCCATAGAAAATATGGGAATCACAGCCGAACAATTGGGTAGCAACATAATAGCGCATATGCTGCTAAAGAAATTAGACAGCGATTCAAGAAGGCTCTATGAACAATCTACCACAACACACAAGGATATTCAAGAACTGGCAGATCTTTTGGAGTTTCTAGAAAATCGATTCCAATCCCTCGAAGCACTTCGAGGCACAATTAAAAAATCAGATCATCCATCAACAGGACAAAGACATAAATTTCAAAACTACCACACCGACTTACAATCATGCAGTTTATGTGACAGCAACCATGAAATTTTCCGttgccaaaaattcaaggatATGTCAGTAAAAGAACGAAACGATTTTGTACGAAAACAACACCTCTGCAAGAATTGTTTGAAGCATCCGAGCAATACGAAATGCCCGAGCAAGAATCTCTGCTTCAAATGTAACAACTTTCATCACTCATCATTGCATTGGGAAAATTATCGgaacttcaaaacaaatttaaaTCAGCAAGGACAGAAGCAAGATACCTCCAAAAGTCAACGCACAAGAGAGCATGCAAATGGATTCGAGTCCCATCTAGGAAAAGCTTCAAATAACAATGATGGACCAACCATCCCCATCCTGGCCACAGCATTCGTTAATGTTGAAAACAACAAAGGGTACCATGAACTTATGCGAGTTCTTATTGATCCAGGCTCCCAAGTATCATTTATAACTGAAGGAGCCGCAAATACCTTAGGAATGCCCAAGCAAAGGCATCATGCGAACATAACAGGGTTAGGATCTTGCGACGCAGGGACTTCAAAATGGAAAATCCACACCGTGATGAAACCAAGACTTTCAAGCGACTTCAAATTACAAGCCGAGCTATACATCCTACCAAAATTGACCAGCTCCATGCCTCAACAATCGATAACTGCTGACGAAAATTGGAACAACGTAATCCTTGCCGACCCCACTTACTACAAACCCGGAAAAATCGACATTCTCCTAGGAATCGACTTATATACGGAAATCGTACAGGATGGTGttaaaaaatctaaaaatggtcTGCTTGCACAAAACACTGAGTTAGGATGGATTCTCTCCGGTAGCACATCAGCTGGTCCACAACTCCAAATAACCAGTATGATCGCCACCACTGCACCGGAAATACAGATAACAAAATTCTGGGAAATAGAAGAAGCAGATACCCTCACAAACAACAACAGCCAGGAAAGTCCCTGCCAAGAATTCTTCAAGAAAACTTACACAAGAAATCAGGATGGCACATATACTGTACGACTGCCATTCAAGGAGAAGGAACAATTGCTAGGACAATCAAGAAAAACCGCCATCGCTCGACTTTTGCAGATAGAGAAGAAGTTCGAAAAGGACGAGAAATTGGAAGCAATGTACAAAGAATTCATGTGGGAATATATCGAACTAAAACACATGACTCCAGCAAATCAGACGACCAGCACAAGATACTACATTCCGCATCAAGCAGTAATAAAAGAGGACAGAGAAACAACAAAACTGCGTGTCGTATTCGACGCGAGCCAGAAGACCAGTACCGGAATCAGTTTAAATGATATATTACACACTGGTCCCAAGCTTCAACAAGACTTGATTGATATATTATTGAGATGGCGAAAATACGAAATCGCGTTGACTGCAGATGTGGAAAAAATGTACAGGCAGGTCAAACTACATGAAGATGATCAAACATTCCACACTATTTTATGGAGGTTCAACAAAAATGACCCAATCCAGGAATATCAACTCACGACAGTCACCTACGGAACCGCTCCCGCTGCCTACCTTGCTATAAGAACCATGCACCAATTAGCCATGGATGAATGCGACAAATTCCCGAGAGCTGCGGAACTGATACTTGAAGATTTCTACGTCGATGATTTTCTCTCCGGCGCCCACAATAAAGAAGAGGCACAAAAAATCAGACAAGAAGTTAAAACGCTACTTCTCAAGGGAGGATTCAACATTCGAAAATGGAAAAGCAATCTCACATTAAATGATGATACGTCCTTTCAAGATTTCAACAGCAGAGAGGACATAACCAAAATTCTGGGAATTAAATGGTCACCACAAAATGATAACTTCCAATACACTATTAAACAAACTTCCAATCGAACAAACACAAAAAGACAAGTGCTATCTGAAATTGCTTCAATATTCGATCCATTAGGTCTCATGGCTCCAATTGTAATCAAGGCGAAAATAATTATGCAAGACATATGgaaaactggtaaaaaatggGATGAAGCTATTCCTACAGAAATCCAAACAGCATGGGACAAATTCAAAGAAGAACTGCCAATAATAGAAAACCTGCAACTACCACGATGGTTCCAGTATAATCCAGAGCAGCCCATTGAACTACACGGATTCTGTGATGCATCGCAAAGAGCCTATGGAGCAGCAATATACACCAAAGCAGTCGTGAAGGACAAAACCCAGACAACATTGCTAGTAGCCAAAACAAAAGTTGCACCTGTAAAAAACAAATTAACTATCCCGCAATTGGAACTTTGTGCCGCAACATTATTGGCGAAACTGATGAAACGAACAATTACAGCCCTGAAGATCGCCGACATAAATATTTACACATGGTCAGACTCAAAAGTTGTATTAGCCTGGTTACAGAAAACTCCGAATAAGCAAAACGTCTTCATAGTCAACCGAGTCAACGAAGTTCATCGCTTACTAGGTCAAGTTCAATGGAACTACGTGAAATCGGAGGAGAATCCAGCTGATTTACTATCCAGAGGCGCGCTACCAAGTAAACTCCAGAAAAACACATTATGGTGGAATGGACCTGCATGGCTCAAAACATCAAGTAGTGAAATCAAGAGAACTGAAGGGATTCCGAAAGAAATCGTAATGAATAACGAAGAATTTCAAGAACTAACGGTGTTTACCACCAAGACCAATGGACCTCTAGAATTGTTAACAAAATTCTCATCCTGGAAGAAGACAAAACGAGTGATGGCCTATTGCAAAAGGTTCATAAACAATTGCAGATCCAGGAATGCGACCGAGTTACCAAAAAAGCGAGCACCCCCATTCATCACACCGACCGAACTTCAATGGGCGAAAACAACACTCATAAAATTGGTCCAGAATGAACATTTTCAAGAGGAATTAACCCGATTAAACAACAATCTAACTATCAAAAGGACTGATCACCTTAAAAACTTGGACCCCTACATAGACGAAGAGGGAGTGCTTCGTGTTGGAGGTAGACTACAAAACTCATCTCTGAGCTTCAACCAAAGACACCCAATAATTCTACCAACAAAATGCCATCTGACTGACATAATTATCCGAAACGCACACTACGAAACCCTGCATGGAGGAACACAACTGACATTAAGTCAAGTTAGACAAGAATACTGGATACCAcatggaaaaaataaaatcaaacacATAATAAGGAGTTGTGTTATATGCACTCGATATCGTTCCACTCCATGTGTCCAGAAAATGGGAAATCTACCGAGAGAAAGAGTTAATCCCTCCAACCCATTCACTAATGTTGGGATAGACTATGCCGGCCCGATACAAATGAGATTATCCAGAGGTAGAGGATCCAAATCCTTCAAGGGATACATCTCCATTTTCGTCTGTCTCGCAACAAAGGCAATACATCTGGAAGCAGTAAGTGACCTTTCTACAGAAGCATTCATGGCTGCATTCAGAAGATTCACCTCGCGACGTGGGTTATGCTCTGCAATATTCAGTGACAATGGAACCAATTTCATCGGAGCTAAACGTATACTTGACAAAGAATATCAAGAAGCCATTAATGAAAGTTCAATAGAGAAGGCATTAGCAGAAAAATCGATAAAATGGCACCGCATACCACCTGGCAGCCCTCATTTCGGCGGACTATGGGAAGCTGGCGTAAAATCTACGAAGTTTCACCTACGAAGAATTGTTGGAGACCACAAACTGACCTTTGAAGAAATGAGTACACTCCTATGTCAAATAGAAGCATGCCTCAACTCTCGCCCTCTTATCCCAATCACCGAAAATCCACAAGAATTAGATGTGCTGACGCCTGGACATTTTCTCATAGGAAAATCACTACATTCAATCCCTGAACCAGAGATCAATGAAAAGAATATCACCCTACAAGATAGATGGAGGcttatacaaaaaatgaaacaagACTTCTGGAAGAAATGGACATCGGAATATCTCTCCAGATTGCAACAAAGAAGCAAATGGACGAATAgaaaagaaaacatgaaaataggAGATATCGTACTAGTCAAACAGGACAACGTTAATCCCAACTATTGGCCCTTGGGAAGAGTGACGCAGTGTCACCCAGGAAACGACGGACTTGTGAGAGTGGCTACGATACGATGCAAAGATGGGAAAGAGATCAGAAGACCTATAACCAAAATCTGCATACTCCCGGTCGagcaagaagaaagaagaaacgaTAAGACTAACAAAGTCGGACCTTCctcgaaaaataaagaattccAGACGAGAGACCAACTCCGGACGTCAGCTCCCATTCATGACCATGCCCAATAA